One segment of Xanthomonas oryzae pv. oryzae DNA contains the following:
- a CDS encoding nucleic acid/nucleotide deaminase domain-containing protein: MSDEYSVLENPLRFQGQYGDIETGLNYNRYRYYDCELGQFVVNDPLRLSAGENLYRYAPNTLGWMDAMGLHSTQVPYGDTDLSRIAQAYRIDNDIRGGRNVAVFEYESSDGSLVREVQASRGRHSERRIANKLDAMGVDPSKVTRIYTELAPCPSVRGMQYCEKMIGGKFANASVTHSFEYGATSASRRSGVKQLKAAVAKIFRGCGG; encoded by the coding sequence TTGTCCGACGAGTATTCGGTACTTGAGAATCCATTGAGGTTTCAAGGCCAGTATGGCGATATAGAGACAGGGTTAAATTACAATCGCTATCGATACTACGATTGTGAATTAGGTCAGTTTGTGGTGAATGACCCTCTTCGCCTAAGTGCAGGTGAAAACCTCTATAGGTACGCTCCAAATACCCTGGGTTGGATGGATGCGATGGGCCTGCATTCGACACAGGTGCCGTATGGCGATACTGATTTAAGCAGGATTGCGCAGGCTTATCGGATCGATAACGATATAAGAGGAGGCAGGAACGTCGCCGTATTTGAATATGAATCGAGTGATGGGAGCCTTGTCCGTGAGGTTCAGGCCAGTAGAGGGAGGCATTCGGAGCGAAGGATTGCTAATAAATTAGATGCTATGGGTGTCGATCCTTCAAAGGTTACAAGAATCTATACGGAATTGGCGCCTTGTCCATCTGTAAGAGGCATGCAATACTGTGAAAAAATGATAGGTGGAAAATTCGCCAACGCTTCAGTAACCCATAGCTTTGAGTATGGTGCTACTAGTGCTTCTCGGCGATCTGGAGTGAAGCAATTGAAGGCCGCGGTTGCTAAGATATTCAGGGGTTGTGGAGGTTAA
- a CDS encoding Imm1 family immunity protein, whose protein sequence is MQGNMIKAIEEVRQGAFAKSFDFDVESLDQCLDAVRRMNGGDRTLISFSVDGLSIMVGGGDGQYVVTMESDELIVNVVNSSASGDEFVEITVGGQACEYPDIYVVGLDQVEAALRHRIFNEEGQDVEYEVIPK, encoded by the coding sequence GTGCAGGGTAATATGATTAAAGCTATCGAAGAAGTGCGCCAAGGCGCTTTTGCAAAGAGTTTTGATTTTGATGTTGAAAGCCTCGATCAGTGTCTGGACGCTGTAAGGCGAATGAATGGTGGGGATCGAACCTTGATTTCATTTTCTGTGGATGGCCTTTCCATCATGGTCGGTGGTGGAGATGGTCAGTACGTTGTTACCATGGAAAGCGATGAGTTGATCGTCAATGTTGTCAATTCATCTGCGTCAGGCGATGAATTTGTTGAGATAACTGTAGGTGGCCAAGCGTGCGAGTACCCGGACATCTACGTAGTCGGCTTGGATCAAGTGGAAGCAGCGCTACGTCACCGCATCTTCAACGAGGAAGGGCAGGATGTTGAGTACGAGGTCATTCCTAAGTAG